The Glycine soja cultivar W05 chromosome 15, ASM419377v2, whole genome shotgun sequence region ttggtttttataataattttttttacataattatcttaaaagttatacttatcataactttttattaattaaagttttacacggtagaaattaaactaaaaaaataatcaacagaaacaaaaaatatattgtaacgATTAAATCACTATCACAATAATcatataaacaataatttttttttacttttacaataattatattaaaaggcATACCTACTTTACTATACGAGTCTTAATTGGTTCAATTTTTACaccgtaaaaaaattaaactagaaaaagAAGCCAAAACCAAGAACGGGAAAATATACTGTAAAACAATCCCTATTACATACTGTAGCAATGAAAATTATAAGAACCAAAAGCTAATAAGCTTCACTGATTTATTACACTATACATTTTGTGAAGGTTTATTGTCTTTTTATATGTGACAACATGAACATAAGGCAAGAAAAAACGAAAACAGTGAGTAATTATAGTCATGGAGAAAGTGATGCAATGCAAGAAATAAGGGATCAAAAGCAATGATCAATATATTGTAGCCCTTTCCTCATCTTTCTAATCTGAATGCTCCACGTGTATGATGATGCtataattatacatatatctttataaaaatagtGAAGAAGTGACGGCTGTTATAATGTGTGGGAAATGAACCTTTAAATGTTGCAAACTCATCAAGGTTGTTGTGAAGTAGTGGTACTGAAATGGCAGCGGAAGGATGAAACCGAATTGGGTTGATCATTGTGGCAAGGTGAGGAACCAGAAGGAGGGACAAAACCCTTTGGGAGCATAACGGAGAAAGCTCGTGATGAGTCTCGTGTCTGTTGTAGGTTCTTGACCATCTTCTTTCTgtgcttcatcatcatcatgttcTTGCTGTTTCtctttattcttctcttcttgaaGCGTTGTTCTTGTTTGCTCAAAGAGGTACTGGAGTCTGTGTTCTTGAGGTAGAAAACTTGGTGGTAGTGGATAGGGTTGgtggttgaagaagaagaagaagggtttTGGGGTTGGAGTTGGTTCTCTTGggtggaggaagaagaggaagaagaagcagtgTAAGAAATGAGGAAGAGAGTGAACAGTGTTATTGTGCACATGCATTTGAAGCTTTGACTGAGATTTCCCATGAGAAAAAGTGTTGAGAAAGAAGAGGCTAGTGAGTTTTGTAGTGCATATTACGTAAAGCAGGGAATGAATGAATTATGGATGTGAGAGCGCCGAGATTGAAGATTAACGGGAATTCCAATGGGTGGTTGAGGCTTTTGAGACGATAATAATAAAGGGAGAAAAAGGAGAGTGGAGATCGATCAATTCTTCACTCCCTATGTCAAAGTTTAAGACTTGTTGAAAGATGGGATCAATTTGTGGGTTATATGTAACATATTGCTGTCCTATCTATACTTTTTCATAACATAACATGTATTGGATTCTtattcaattaagataagtGACTGGAGGTTATAAAGTGATACTTGATCTTTCTAAACTCttgattcaatttattttgtaatttttttaattaattacactGAAGATgatcaattaatattatattaatttctatTACTACCTCATTCAAAGTAATAGAGCAAATTTAATAGGAAAATAAATCACAAATATATGGGAGGAAAAGAGTACTTAATTATCCtaaatagtttttctttttctttttatacaaaTTGTGTCCCGTACCTCTCTATTATTTTACATCTCTTGTAATGCCGTTAAGAATCATACAGTTAATTGAAGGGCATCGGAAGTGATTCATCGAGCATAAGGTGTGACTGTAGTTTActcaataaattacataaagtatatttatataaatattatattaatagaaTTAGTTAAATGCTTCCTTAGTATTTGTTTTATCACCACTCTCATTAAAATTGGAATTcaacttataattataatttcatgctttattttttgttcacgatccaaatatttttctttttaattttgtaggaattttAATTTAGCCAAAtagaaatcataaaataaattataatatatatatatatatatatatatataatatttacgtAGAGATTTTTGAAAAGGACCGGAATGTAGATATTTTTGAAGATATAATATGGTGTTTGTGGTTCATATCCTCAACTAGATTCATTTAATGTATCAAGTTCTTACTATGGAGCATTATGCGGTTCATCCCAAACCCTCAAAGCTAGATTGGTAACTTGGAATCCTCCTATTGGTGATGTTATAAAACTCAATGTGGATAGTAGCAGCAGTCTCAGTATAATCCTGGCATATCTCGCTTCGGTGGTATCATAACCAACTCTTGTGGGGAATGGCTCTAGCTCGGACTTTGGTGGTAAATGTGACTTTAATTTACTACTAATATGCATGCTGAGCTTATGGTAATCTATAGTGGGTTGCAGGTTACTTGCGATGACTGAGTTTGGGAATGTAATATATGTGAAACTGATTCTTTGATGGCTCACGATCTACTCATTATTGATGGCTACCTTCCTTGGCATGCTTATGCAATGattcttaattaataaaatcaagGCTTTTGATAGCCAACAATGGCAACTCTTATTTCAGCACATCCTAAGAGAAGGTAACCAATGCACATACTGGTTAGCAAAGAATGGATCTTCGAGAACAACTCAGTTTGTTTGGTGGTAGCCCTCCACAATTGCACTCTCTTGTTAGATCTTAATCTCTTTTGTATCTTTCTcactgataagaaaaaaaaatattacttttcaaacataattttgtcacaataaaattgattatatgtGGAGTTAGATTCCACTATGGCAATCCAAATGTTAAACGATGGTTGTAGTAGTAGGACTCACTATTGTTTCACGCTCTACtaataaagtaaattacatTAACTACTTCAAAAATATTGTCAAAGTACACAAACTTCTTATGCTTTTATCTACTTCTGCATTaaccttcattttttaaaaatctataatatatattacactaattccctttaattgtttaaaaaacattacatGCATTGTATTCTTCCTATAAGGAAGACTGTAAATAAATGTTAAAGACAAAGTTAATTTGTGTAATTtcataaaactttttaaatagttagtGTAATGTActcttaataatattaatattacagGCACTGTTGTACAAGATCAAATTGTTAGTTGTGATCATATCCTTTcgagaagaaaatcaagttacAAATTTGCTTGCAAATTAAGTATCAAATGGGGTGTTCCGGGCGACTGTTCACCAAGAATACAGGTTTCTACAAAACCGTAAGATCATGTATGAATGTTGATATGTCTGTCTAGTGTTGAGAATGTGCCATGTTAGTTTTCAAACTTTtagtagataagataaaatgaactttttcttttcttttccattttattAGTGTAAAAGTTGGATTCATATCTTtcctattaattaaataaaaggtaacaaaatatttttcatattactttgtaaagaaaatattaaataagaaagtaaatatatttaattaatgtcttaaaagtataaaatgtaTTGTGTGGGTTCAAATCTGCATTGAATTCAAATCTCTTTAAGTTAATGTGGCAGATCTACATTGAATTCAAATATCTTCAAGTTCAATTTAAGAGGATCGTAAGTGTCATGCAAGGATTTTCAAACTGTACAATCAATTAAAAGACTACTGCAATACTAGAATAGTAACAAAAATGACTCTAAATTTCTCTTATCCTCAAGTGAGCTAATGCTATAATCAATTATATGCCTATTATAATCAATTAAGTGTATACAAACTTATGTTTTAATCCCTGCACTATgtatttaattgattgaatgAATTGAGTGTGACATGATTaaaccattatttttttatttgtaatctattttattttaatccgaATCAAACAATCTTATATTTTCCTTCTATTTCttttaaactaaataacaaaaaattctaccatattgtttttatttctcttttcttccctCACTTGGTTTTTTTAATTCACTCTATTTTTTTCCTAGCTAACGGAGTACGTGTATTGCTGTCAATGCCATGTAGGTAGGAGAAGTATTGCCAATGGGAACGATCATTTTGTCAACACATGATATGACAACTAGTCACACGTTTAAGTTTATTTATCTCCATAGTCTGTTACAATACACTTTATTTATTAAGTAATAATTATcgcattttaaaatttaatttgatacatTAACCAATTAGACGCGAATTCAGCGTCACCCCGTAAGGTATTGCAGAATCAACCGGACTTCTATCCTAAGAGATCTGATATgactaaaaaaacaataaagtttttaggtaaataattaattataatattaaatcctattaaagaaaaaaaagagttgaatatattttctaattctaaattattttataaaaaaaaattcgctGCAAAAGAAATTCTTCCTTTTAAGTATTTAGTATAtcctaataaaatattaaagatttgtaacaattttttttaacgaaGAAGATTTGTAACAACTACTAcaagaaaataagaatatacTTGCccataattaaaatgttaaattagtttCTTGTGctgtaatttattatttaatttcaatttagttttttaattttttttagtttaatttattattttaatttttaaaattgatttaatttagttttttagtttattttgattttaatttaattctatgatttttaaaatcaatttatgctcttgaataatatatattttacaatgatttaaatttttttaacagttTTAAACTGTCATAAAATATGATCTTTTATAAATTAGacgaaaagataaaataaaataaatttaaagaactaaaaaaactaatttaatctaattaaaacGTAATAGTCATTAGTGGATGCgttagaagaaagaaagaaaattataggAGATGCACCCATTGATCTGAAAGTTCCTGTCAGACATCCCTCTTCCCACAGCGGAGAAATCTGTCTCTGGTCGCATGAGATGATGCTACATAAGCCTAGTATCCTACGCAATCGAATTCCCAGCTAAATTGTCTCTTTGTCTCAATTAGGAATTAGAATTGCTGATCGGATCCAACACAACACCATGTCCAAGTCTCTGCCCTACTCCACCAAAGATGTTGACTACGACAACGCCAAGTTTCGCCCCCGTTCTTTCTTCAAGGTATTCATTCCTTTGCTTTTCAATTAAGATCCCAAAGTCTTCGTTTTGCCCAATACCTACCTTCCTTATCTGCATCTATTCCTCGAATCCTGATTGCAATTCTCTATCATCTTCCCATTTGTTTCACCTCATATTCCTTGCAGTTTTTATCTATGTGAATTTGTGATGAACATTTGATGTTTAGTTGTTTGCTATGTGTTTGTTTTCCAGGTTGCTACTCAGAACTTACTCACCAGTAACCTAAGGCGTGATTGTGGTAGCTGTAGTACAGGGAAGTTTCTGTTTTTGATATTGATCTTTGGTGTTGCTTATCTTATGCTGGCACATACGAGTTCAGGCGGTGTAGTTTCTGATGATGAAGCAATTGTGAATAGAAACAGTTACGCAAATAGCAGCATTGTTAATGGTGCTGGCAAAATAAAGAGGTTCTGGAGACGGCCGCCGAGGCTTCCTCCTAGATTATCGCCGGATGAAAAGGGAAGTGGTAATGGAAATGACCATGTATCGGGGAATCCGGATGTTGTTAGGTCAATGTGGATTGCTAGGCAAAAGAAAGTCAAGGAAGCTTTCGTTCATGCTTGGTCTGGATACAAGAAATTTGCCATGGGTTACGATGAACTTATGCCGCTCAGCCAGCATGGAATTGATGGATTAGGAGGGTTGGGTGCTACGGTGGTGGATGCTCTCGACACGGCTATGATCATGGGTCTTGATGAGGTTGTGGCTGAAGCTGGATCCTGGGTTGAAGAACACCTTTCTGAGAGAATTAGTAAAAAGGGTCAAGTGAATTTATTTGAAACCACGATACGGGTTTTGGGTGGGCTTTTAAGTGCGTACCATCTAAGTGGTGGGGAGAAAGGAACGAACTTAACTCATGCAGGACCTAAACCAGCAGTTTATCTAGAAACTGCTAAGGATTTGGCTGACCGTCTGCTATCTGCTTTTACGGCCAGTCCAACTGCTATTCCGTTTAGTGATGTTATTCTGCATGAAAAGTCAGCCCATCCAGCTCCCGGAGGACTGAGTAGCACATCGGAAGTTTCCACTTTACAGCTTGAGTTTAATTATCTCAGTCAGATATCTGGTGATCAGAAATATAGTTTGGAAGCAATGAAAGTCATGGAGCACATGAAGACTCTTCCAAAGATTGAAGGACTAGTTCCTATCTACATTAGGTATTAAACTGAATATAATTTGATCAGTGTATTTGGATATTAATCTTCACTTGGAGTAATTCTTAAtaaatcttttgatttgtttttattcAATTACTTCTTTGATCACCCACcccaattgttttttttttatcaccttTAGGCTtgtgtctttttttcttttctcatcattTTCTACTGACATTTAGATATCTCTAATAACTAAATGCAGCCCTCATTCTGGTGAGTTTAGTGGAGAAAATATTAGACTGGGATCTCGTGGGGACAGTTACTATGAGTACTTAATCAAAGTATGGCTTCAGAGTGGAGCAAGTAGCAATAGTAATACATCATACCTATATGAAATGTATAATGAAGCAATGAATGGTGTTAGACATCTTCTTGTTCGGAAATCAATTCCAAATGGACTAGTTTTTGTCGGAGAATTGCCTTATGGATCTAACAGTAATTTCAGCCCAAAAATGGATCACCTGGTATGCAGTACTTTCTAATTTTCAAGTTTGGCATTGCATACAAATATTTTGTGCTACAGTAGTTGCTTGAGAATATCATTAAGTAGAAATAGTGCAAAAGAATTGATCCAGTTATTGTGCCATATATAATATGCTGCACTTGCATACAATGTCTGACAATACTGAACCGTGGATTACTGGATTGGTTTGTTATcagacattatttatttgtatttgatgtatgtgaaaaatgaaattcaaattttatattgcctgtggaattcaaaatttttaacAGATTTCCTTCAACTGTGAATTGGACTCTGATcataaaaaacatcaaatagaAGTTCAGTTTAGTAGAAAGTATCTTTTCTGTTATTTGCTTATTTATTCTGCTCTCATTTTTTATCTTGTGAAAATTCAAGTTATGTGCTTTGATCATAAGTAAGAGGTGTCTGGTAAATGTTGACATGTATCTACTAACATtgatgtaaaatttgatgctgCCCTTTCAGGTGTGTTTCCTACCTGGTACACTTGCAATTGGTGCCACTAAAGGCCTTACAAAGAAACAGGCAATGAAAAACAATATGCTTAACTTTGAAGACCTAGAAAATTTGAAGCTAGCAGAAGATCTGACTAAAACATGCTTTGAAATGTATGCAGTAACTTCAACTGGTCTTGCTCCTGAAATTGCTTACTTTCATACTGAGGTTAGTGGATTTTTATGGCATTTTGGATTTCATCAATTGATAAaagatcacaaaaaaaaaataaaaaatgcagcaATGCATCTCATTATCTACTAATGTCCTCCCATTTCTGTTGTATGATTCTGCTTATGGGAAGCATTTGTTTTTCTACTGCATTTCTACATAGCAAGAATAGAGACATGACATCTAGCCTCTAATTTTATGCTTTTCATACCCAGGAATTTTCTGAACAAGGTCATGATGGAGGAAATAAGAGCTCGGAATTTGTTAATGACATCATTATAAAACCTGCTGACCGTCACAATCTTTTGAGACCTGAGACTGTGGAGTCATTGTTTGTTTTGTACCGTATCACAGAAGATCCAAAGTATGCTTTCTCCCTTTCTTAtgtataaaattagtttatatttctattgcttcTGGCCATGTGTAAGAAACAGTGAAAACAagcttaattttgtttttcctgttctttttttaaaaatcttttttttctttgaaataatcaGATATGAATATTTTGTCTTACAGATATCGTGAATGGGGTTGGCAAATCTTTGAAGCttttgaaaagcacacaaaGGTTGATACTGGTGGATATTGTTCTCTGGACGATGTAACTATTGTTCCTCCTCATAGAAGAGACAAAATGGAGACTTTTTTTCTAGGAGAAACACTTAAGTATTTTTACTTGCTTTTCGCGGACAGCTCTCTTATTCCTTtggataaatttgtttttaacaCAGAAGCACATCCTATACCAATCAATTTGAAGAAATGAGTATATTCATCAAAGGCATTCAACACAGTTATTAAAAATACAGACCCTGTCACCCTGGTCTCACAGAGATGCTTCTTTGAAGTCAGTCTCTCTTACTCTGACCAAGAGTACTTCTGGTTGTAAAGGAATTGATTAGCTGGGTTCTCAGTGATAATAAAAACTGTGAAATATTGTTCGAATCATGCAACACATCAGCAAACACATTTAAGAGACCGTCAAATGATTATGACTCATTTTCTTGGATTTATAACTGACCCTATCTAAATGAGattgtaaaattttgtttcaagtCATGGACAAAGAGCAGCTTTTGTAATCGAATTGTATGATTTTCCAATATGCTTATGGATGCTTAGCATTTTTGTGATTTGGTTGATTACACAATTATCATTACATTCCTAAAGATGCTATCTATGTTGGTAACATCATGAACTCAAATCTTCATCACCGCTGCACAGAAGAAAGAGATGATCTCCATCCCGGATGACATTTATGTCATCTATCTCTGCATTCTCtgtattaattacttttatagGGTTGAAGCCACCAAATTTGGCATCTGCAGTTTTGCAAGTTTATGGTTAGGAGAAAGTAAAAGCAGTAAAAAGTTATACTCTTAGTGTGTTCAGAATACTGCATCTGTTTTTTGCAGCATCCCTATACATAAAGTTGATCCTCTGTGTATGTGAAACTATTattgctgttatataggttcatgtatcatagtttttttttttacccgaGGGCAAAGCTTACCGGCAATTTTGAGCAGCTCTTGTAATGAATCAggcaggattattaattttcCATGCTGACCTCGTGAGGTACTCCTGCTGTGTAGCAAGTGGATTGTTACTCTCTTCTTGGTGAGCCTTGCCGATTCTCTATCACTTGGACAGTTAGAATTTCTTGAATTGCagtttgtatttattttctctaatgGGAACTTGATAGATCTAATACCATCTTGCCTTGTGTTTCTGGTGGAGCCATTTCTGTCAAGGTCAAGGATTTCTGGCTCCGCTATCTCTATTCTATATTCATCTAACTTCTCGTTTTCACAACTCATTTTTTGGTCACAAATGCTCTTGTTTTTCGGCTGTTTTACTCGAGCTTTTTGTGTCCACCCTATGGAATTTGGGTTAGGATGTGCATCTCTTCCAAGCAGAATTTCAACAATGTCTAGATTCCCTTTGTGTGCAGGGGCATGAGGATCTCTTCTAACATGCTCAAGGATCACGTTATGTTTAGGGACTAAATGATCATCATTAGTCACTTTACGCAAACTGGTCTCCGAGTTCCTAATATCTAAGCACTCTCCTTCATGCATTAATGAATGCTCAGGTGAATTATTAGTACACTCGTGAGAAAAGTTTCCTCTCGTGTTACCTCCTTGAAGCACTTCATGTGTAAGCCGTCCAGAATCTGTGCATGGATATTCAAAGCCAAAACCTTCAAGCCCCTTTAATCTCTGTCAATACAAGATAACATGTGGTTTAGGAACCTGTTATTGTTGAGGGGGGATATTCAATAAATGAAACTTATACTATATATTCCCCATGTTTTGAGTTTAGAGGCCTTCAATATCCTAATTACCATTAAAAGGTTATCCATTGTAATTTGTGCGTCTCCTGGATTTGCGTGTAAGACATTCATTAAGGATGTTTTGTTGATTCTTAAAATCTGAGAAAGTTCTGTGGTCCGAACTGTGAAAGGCTGTGGTATATGATATAAAACTCCAATCTCTCCAAATGCATCTACTGCAACTGCCTTCCCGTGAACCTGAATTGTTTAATGTAGACAGAAAGTTATATTCAGTTATTTCATATTATgaacataaacaaaaacacCATGAGTTGAATATTTTTACATGATCATGCCCATCCATGTAGCGAACCAGATCCTGCAACAAAACACCatttgaaaagatttttttgtGTCAATATGCATTCTCCAAGATTAATTAATGGCTACTAACTAGATCATTCATGATTTAAGCTAACTCACCACTGCCCCTGAAACCAGCACATAAAGTTCTGTAGATGACTCGTTTTGCAGCATCACATCTTCCTTAGGTGGGAAATACTCAGCTTCCATATCTGAAACCTATTATTACAGGGTTATTTGGGTCAGATATTGAGATATCTTGTAACATTAGTTCTTTGCTCTTGGCCAAAGAAGAAGAACACAGAAGGAACAAAAAAATGTCaccataatattaataaaaacaaacaaggCATGCGGGGTATTAGTATTACCAGTTGGAAAAGGAAATCATGTGAGACTCCTTGGAAAAGGTAGACCTTTTGCACGACAGGAAAAAACAGATGGTGTGCAATGCTTGAACGAATTGCCTTTGGAAGATCATTCAATGTTTCTTGCTGCTTCAGTCCTTCTGTTTTGAACCTTAAACATATATGTGACAACATTTGATCCTGAATGCGATGGGGCAAATGATTTCTTGAAGCAAATTCAGAAGCTGCTTTGACTGTGTCCCTCTGTGGCACCAAAACCAATCCCCTCTTCATTAgagagaagaaataaaattcCTCTTATctgaatgagtttttttttttttttataattttattggaaAGGAAATGATTAGTTATTGCTGAAGTGCAACATACCATGAAACTAACAGGAAAATTATGCAAGATTTTCTGTTTCAAATATAATACCAAAATGTGGGGCCTACAGAATATTTAAAAGTAGCCTTTTGAACACTGTCTTGGATAGTGACTTTGAAGAGTATTATTAAATGAGAAACAGAGTTCAGTTTAGTCTAACACATGTATAATAATTGGCACTGACAAATTGAGCAGTAGCAGAATAGAAAAAAACTCAAGTTTGAGAGTACATACAAAATTTCTGGTACGGCTGGTCCAGTGGACTACAAGGTTAGTCATGTTTCCAATGATGTATGATGTTAAACCCAAGTTGAACAGCATGTAAGCTATATCAAACAGCATCTCTCTCGTGTTCTCAGCATGTAAATCCCCATAGCCTGTGGTAGTAAGAGTGACAATGGACCAGTATATTGCAGTGACATATCTGTCCCAAAGATTTTCTTCTTTGAAATTTGGGTACACTGCACCAATCCATGTTCTTTTAGAATCTGGATACCTATCTGCAATGAGATAGTTAAAGCATCCCGCACAGTGCACCGCGAACAAGGTCACCTGAAATTTTTATGAAAAGTGGCAATTCAGTTCTACAAAGTACCTTGAGATTATTACAGGAAGAATAACAAAGCAAATATATGATTTGAACTCTAGTGGCTTACAGCAATGAGCTTTGTGCACCTAgtccaaaaataattgaagcGAATGTCCTTTTCAAGTCTGAAAGCAAAACAAAGGAGCTAGTGAGCACTGTCATattattgtaattagaagcCTATGATGAAAACCATAACCATAAAGTTGAATATGACATGATGGTAAACCTTGCAAACAGAGCACTGACTCGTCTCAACCGCCATAATCGAAACATGTTAAAAACTTTGAAGCCAAGCTCACTGCTATTATTAAAGAGGAAGCTGAAGGATTGAAATGGTATTGTTGAGCAGACATCAAAACCAAACCAGGTAGATATGTACCTGCAAGTTTGGTTGAGCTATGTGAAGTAAGCAGAGTTGTTGTAGCATCATCTTAGTTTTGAAGAAGAGTTTATGGACATTCACCTGATTGCAATCTTCTTTGGATCATCAACAAGAAGATAAGAATGTCGATCAGGGTATGCAACAAAGAATGTCAACACTATGTCAATGACAAAGAAGCCATTGACAATGTTGTCTACGATGAATAGAGCATCTTCCTTGTAAGGAAGAAAGGCAAACTCAAATGGGCAAATCCAAGCTGAGTATATGACTAGAACAACCAGTACCAACTCCCAAGCCCTGTAATAAAAGTACATGAGAAGATGCAGGcacaaaaaatattcataagagTTTTGTATCTTGTTGTGACTACATGTAAAGGTTCATCACATCACCTATAGCGAGGATTGAAAGGGGAGATTATGTATCTTCTAAGTCTAGTTTCCTGGTTTAATCTAGCTCCAAGAGATGGAAGGAGATCATCATTGGCCAAAAAGCTTCCATGGGGAATATTTCCCGTTTGGAATTCATCTTGCCAGAACCTCTGGAAGAAGTTTTTAGCACAAGAAACCGACATGTGTGCTTGAATTTGAATCCTCAAGGCTACAGTAGAGGTAGTTAAGTGTTCATGGGGTTGAATTGAATCCTCAGGAATTGGCCATATTTATAGTCAGGTTGTTGACTTGGATGCACCGGGTTTAGaccacttttatttttgttttttcttccttaCTTTTTCCTTATGTAGCCTATGATAAAGGGATAATCAGGAAGCTTATGCAACTAATGCCAAATAGAAGATATACAAGGTTGTAGTAAAAACTTGTTGGAAAAATCCTTCATCTTGTCTCAACAAATAAGATTGACAAAATGGAAGAAGAGTGGCGGATGAATGATAGAGCCCGGCAAGTGGCAGACAAGAGAGTATAGACTTTGTGAAATGCAGTTGCAGACAATTTTGTACTACTAGGGGATACCAATAAGGTGCATATGGTATTTCTTGCTGCATATATGGTGGTGCTATTGGTGGCCGTGGGGTTGGGTTTGGTCGATGTGGTGGTAGCTCCATCACTACATATAGGGGttggaaataatataataaaaatatatcctttttttctttagagGAATATATTCAGGATGAAACATATTGGAATTGGTTAGTGTTTAGTTTACATTTCAAAGGACAGACCAGACAGAGAGTAGAATGAGTGGGGATTCTATGTAAATATGACACGTGGGCCAGTTAGGCTTTTTTCTAGGGGGGTGTAACACACTAATACTTGTCCAAAACCCACTAACAGAAAATCTCAATTACCAATTAATGTTGCTGATTATCACAATTCCTTCATGTGCTAattcatcttctttctttttgtttgtagTTTTGGATTGGCCGACATTGAAATGCAGTAGCTTACTACCGACCTTTCACCTTTAATTAAGGGGCCTTGTGGCCCATATATGATAATTAGGTGATGCTAATCTGCAGCATGTGGATTAAGATCAATGTATATTGTCaggattttttctttatattctcTCCATTCATTCATTCTTGTCTTTAAGCCACTAGGTAGGATGTCTCCATTGCAAGGCAACAAAAATGACTGTAGTTTGTGTGACGTTTTGAAATATTAGATGGAATGGAATTGAGCACAAAAAACTTCTGGCTTTTGAATGGAGAAATTCCAAAGCAATATAAATGTGTTGAGAACTATCCCTGGTTAAATTAGCATGAGAGAGGATCATTATCTGAGTACTGGTCCCGTATGAATATCTTACAAGAATCTTCCCCAACACATAATGGACGGGGCGGTGACTAAACCACTTGCTGTTGTACGAAGGATGTGCCAAAAGAGAACAACTTTAAAATGGCAAGCCAA contains the following coding sequences:
- the LOC114387748 gene encoding potassium channel KAT3-like, yielding MSVSCAKNFFQRFWQDEFQTGNIPHGSFLANDDLLPSLGARLNQETRLRRYIISPFNPRYRAWELVLVVLVIYSAWICPFEFAFLPYKEDALFIVDNIVNGFFVIDIVLTFFVAYPDRHSYLLVDDPKKIAIRYISTWFGFDVCSTIPFQSFSFLFNNSSELGFKVFNMFRLWRLRRVSALFARLEKDIRFNYFWTRCTKLIAVTLFAVHCAGCFNYLIADRYPDSKRTWIGAVYPNFKEENLWDRYVTAIYWSIVTLTTTGYGDLHAENTREMLFDIAYMLFNLGLTSYIIGNMTNLVVHWTSRTRNFRDTVKAASEFASRNHLPHRIQDQMLSHICLRFKTEGLKQQETLNDLPKAIRSSIAHHLFFPVVQKVYLFQGVSHDFLFQLVSDMEAEYFPPKEDVMLQNESSTELYVLVSGAVDLVRYMDGHDHVHGKAVAVDAFGEIGVLYHIPQPFTVRTTELSQILRINKTSLMNVLHANPGDAQITMDNLLMRLKGLEGFGFEYPCTDSGRLTHEVLQGGNTRGNFSHECTNNSPEHSLMHEGECLDIRNSETSLRKVTNDDHLVPKHNVILEHVRRDPHAPAHKGNLDIVEILLGRDAHPNPNSIGWTQKARVKQPKNKSICDQKMSCENEKLDEYRIEIAEPEILDLDRNGSTRNTRQDGIRSIKFPLEKINTNCNSRNSNCPSDRESARLTKKRVTIHLLHSRSTSRGQHGKLIILPDSLQELLKIADAKFGGFNPIKVINTENAEIDDINVIRDGDHLFLLCSGDEDLSS
- the LOC114386342 gene encoding uncharacterized protein LOC114386342; this translates as MGNLSQSFKCMCTITLFTLFLISYTASSSSSSSTQENQLQPQNPSSSSSTTNPIHYHQVFYLKNTDSSTSLSKQEQRFKKRRIKRNSKNMMMMKHRKKMVKNLQQTRDSSRAFSVMLPKGFVPPSGSSPCHNDQPNSVSSFRCHFSTTTSQQP
- the LOC114387749 gene encoding mannosyl-oligosaccharide 1,2-alpha-mannosidase MNS3-like — translated: MSKSLPYSTKDVDYDNAKFRPRSFFKVATQNLLTSNLRRDCGSCSTGKFLFLILIFGVAYLMLAHTSSGGVVSDDEAIVNRNSYANSSIVNGAGKIKRFWRRPPRLPPRLSPDEKGSGNGNDHVSGNPDVVRSMWIARQKKVKEAFVHAWSGYKKFAMGYDELMPLSQHGIDGLGGLGATVVDALDTAMIMGLDEVVAEAGSWVEEHLSERISKKGQVNLFETTIRVLGGLLSAYHLSGGEKGTNLTHAGPKPAVYLETAKDLADRLLSAFTASPTAIPFSDVILHEKSAHPAPGGLSSTSEVSTLQLEFNYLSQISGDQKYSLEAMKVMEHMKTLPKIEGLVPIYISPHSGEFSGENIRLGSRGDSYYEYLIKVWLQSGASSNSNTSYLYEMYNEAMNGVRHLLVRKSIPNGLVFVGELPYGSNSNFSPKMDHLVCFLPGTLAIGATKGLTKKQAMKNNMLNFEDLENLKLAEDLTKTCFEMYAVTSTGLAPEIAYFHTEEFSEQGHDGGNKSSEFVNDIIIKPADRHNLLRPETVESLFVLYRITEDPKYREWGWQIFEAFEKHTKVDTGGYCSLDDVTIVPPHRRDKMETFFLGETLKYFYLLFADSSLIPLDKFVFNTEAHPIPINLKK